The Kangiella marina genome window below encodes:
- a CDS encoding Tex family protein: MLQINQQIAQELNVRPQQVEAAVKLLDEGSTVPFIARYRKEVTGALDDTQLRDLEQRLGYLRELEERRSAILKSIEEQEKLTSELEKAIKAADTKSELEDLYLPYKPKRRTKAQIAREAGLEPLAHDLWQNPTLDPEKEAEKYLKESDEKDQTVATTKDALDGARQILMEDFAENADLLKQLRDYLWENAYIQAKVIEGKEKEGIKFSDYFDHNEAFNAIPSHRILALLRGRNENILSLQMMSNQALIKDEDSADPCVGMIAQHFNIHDQGRPADKWLQQVVLWTWKIKLHLYMETELLTKVREQGEAEAIRIFAKNLNDLLMAAPAGAKTTMGLDPGLRTGVKAVIVDDTGKLLAHSTIFPHAPQKQWDQSLRKLETMCEMHKVELISIGNGTASRETDKLVAELMKNAPQLKMQKIMVSEAGASVYSASELAAKEFPELDVSYRGAVSIARRLQDPLAELVKIEPKSIGVGQYQHDVSQSQLAKSLDGVVEDCVNAVGVDLNMASVPLLTRVSGLSKTLAQNIYNWRNENGRFNSRQQLLEVERMGPKTFEQAAGFLRINDGENALDCSGVHPETYAIVEKIINDLQLQDVHQLIGNDKHLKQVKAENYTDDKFGEHTINDIIKELDKPGRDPRPEFRMVQYKEGVETLKDLKQNMELEGVVTNVTAFGAFVDIGVHQDGLVHLSVMANKFIKDPSEVVKAGDIVRVWVTDVDLQRKRISLSMTGPSDGSDAKPSNKPQRKQSHQAHKSGAKKSQKQPQGAFADALSAALKKQ, encoded by the coding sequence ATGTTACAAATTAACCAGCAAATTGCTCAAGAGCTCAATGTCCGCCCGCAACAGGTGGAAGCAGCGGTAAAACTCCTTGATGAAGGTTCAACGGTGCCTTTTATCGCACGTTACCGTAAAGAGGTCACAGGTGCACTGGATGACACCCAATTGCGTGACTTAGAGCAACGCCTCGGTTACTTGCGCGAGCTTGAAGAACGCCGTAGCGCCATTCTCAAGAGCATCGAAGAGCAAGAGAAACTTACGTCTGAGCTTGAAAAAGCGATCAAAGCCGCTGACACCAAAAGCGAACTCGAAGACTTATACCTTCCGTATAAGCCGAAGCGTCGCACCAAAGCTCAAATCGCGCGTGAAGCAGGTTTGGAGCCGTTGGCTCACGATTTGTGGCAAAACCCAACCTTGGATCCAGAAAAAGAGGCCGAAAAATACCTCAAGGAATCTGATGAAAAAGACCAGACGGTGGCTACCACCAAAGACGCGCTTGATGGTGCTCGTCAGATTTTAATGGAAGACTTTGCTGAGAACGCCGATTTGCTTAAGCAGCTTCGCGATTATTTATGGGAAAACGCTTATATCCAAGCCAAGGTCATTGAGGGCAAGGAAAAAGAAGGTATTAAGTTTTCAGACTACTTCGACCACAACGAAGCATTCAATGCCATTCCGTCACACCGTATTTTGGCACTGCTGCGTGGACGCAACGAAAACATCCTGTCTTTACAGATGATGTCTAATCAAGCGTTAATCAAAGATGAAGACTCTGCCGATCCTTGCGTTGGTATGATTGCTCAGCATTTTAACATTCACGATCAAGGTCGCCCCGCGGATAAATGGTTACAGCAGGTTGTGTTGTGGACTTGGAAAATCAAACTCCACCTCTACATGGAAACTGAGTTATTAACCAAAGTTCGTGAACAGGGTGAAGCGGAAGCCATTCGAATTTTCGCCAAAAACCTTAACGACTTATTGATGGCGGCTCCGGCTGGGGCAAAAACCACCATGGGGTTAGACCCCGGTTTACGTACGGGGGTTAAGGCAGTTATCGTCGATGATACTGGCAAACTGTTGGCCCATAGCACGATTTTCCCCCACGCACCGCAAAAGCAATGGGATCAATCGTTGCGCAAACTCGAAACCATGTGTGAGATGCACAAAGTTGAACTGATCAGTATTGGTAACGGCACCGCATCGCGTGAAACCGATAAGCTGGTCGCTGAACTGATGAAGAATGCGCCACAACTCAAGATGCAAAAAATCATGGTCAGCGAAGCCGGTGCATCGGTTTATTCAGCATCCGAACTCGCGGCTAAAGAATTCCCAGAACTCGACGTCAGTTATCGTGGCGCGGTATCCATTGCCCGTCGTTTACAAGATCCGCTGGCAGAGCTGGTTAAAATCGAGCCGAAATCGATTGGTGTCGGTCAATACCAGCATGACGTCAGCCAGAGCCAGTTGGCGAAAAGCCTTGATGGTGTGGTCGAAGATTGTGTAAACGCGGTTGGCGTTGATTTAAACATGGCGTCTGTGCCGCTATTAACCCGCGTTTCTGGCTTAAGCAAAACACTGGCGCAGAATATATACAACTGGCGTAATGAAAACGGTCGCTTTAACTCTCGCCAACAACTGCTAGAAGTTGAGCGTATGGGGCCGAAGACTTTTGAACAAGCCGCCGGATTCTTGCGTATTAATGACGGTGAAAACGCACTTGATTGCTCAGGCGTCCACCCAGAGACTTATGCTATCGTCGAAAAAATCATTAACGATCTACAACTACAAGACGTGCACCAGTTAATCGGCAATGACAAACACCTAAAGCAGGTTAAAGCCGAAAACTATACTGACGATAAGTTTGGTGAACACACTATCAATGACATCATCAAAGAGCTCGACAAGCCAGGGCGTGATCCGCGTCCGGAATTCCGCATGGTGCAATACAAAGAAGGCGTCGAGACCTTAAAAGACTTAAAGCAGAACATGGAGCTAGAAGGTGTTGTGACCAATGTGACCGCTTTCGGTGCTTTTGTTGATATTGGCGTTCACCAAGATGGTTTGGTTCACTTATCGGTGATGGCTAACAAGTTTATTAAAGATCCCAGCGAAGTGGTTAAAGCCGGTGATATCGTTCGTGTGTGGGTCACTGATGTTGATTTACAAAGAAAACGCATTAGCTTATCAATGACCGGACCAAGCGACGGCAGCGATGCCAAGCCGAGCAATAAGCCGCAGCGAAAGCAGAGTCATCAGGCTCACAAATCTGGCGCTAAGAAGTCACAGAAGCAACCTCAGGGTGCTTTTGCTGATGCCTTGTCTGCCGCGTTAAAGAAACAATAA
- the ompR gene encoding two-component system response regulator OmpR codes for MTEETPKVLVVDDDVRLRSLLERYLKEQDFIVRTVENAEQMDRFLERENYHLMVLDLMLPGEDGLSICRRLRSDNNPIPIIMLTAKGDEVDRIVGLEVGADDYLAKPFNPRELLARIRAVLRRQAKHIPGAPSNSESVISFGRFTLNLATREMTDDGKQISLTSGEFAVLKSLVEHARQPLSRDKLMNLARGRDYSALERSIDVQVSRLRRLIEADPAHPRYIQTVWGVGYVFVPDGGEA; via the coding sequence ATGACTGAAGAAACACCAAAAGTATTAGTGGTTGATGATGATGTGCGTTTAAGAAGTTTGCTTGAGCGTTACTTAAAGGAACAGGACTTTATCGTGCGTACGGTAGAGAATGCTGAGCAGATGGATCGCTTTCTTGAGCGTGAGAACTACCATCTGATGGTATTGGATTTAATGTTACCAGGCGAAGACGGGCTGTCGATTTGTCGCCGCCTTCGTTCTGACAACAACCCCATACCGATTATTATGCTAACGGCGAAAGGCGATGAAGTGGATCGAATCGTTGGTCTTGAAGTGGGCGCGGATGATTATTTGGCCAAGCCTTTTAATCCAAGAGAATTGCTGGCTCGTATTCGAGCAGTACTGCGTCGTCAGGCTAAACACATTCCGGGTGCACCGAGTAACTCTGAGTCAGTGATTAGTTTCGGTCGCTTCACTTTAAATCTAGCCACTCGCGAAATGACGGACGATGGTAAGCAGATATCCCTGACCAGCGGTGAGTTTGCGGTACTTAAATCTTTGGTCGAGCATGCGCGTCAGCCACTGTCGCGAGACAAGTTGATGAACCTTGCAAGAGGCCGTGATTATTCAGCGCTTGAGCGCAGTATTGACGTTCAAGTATCACGCTTACGTCGATTGATTGAAGCTGATCCCGCGCATCCTCGTTATATCCAAACGGTCTGGGGTGTGGGCTATGTCTTCGTGCCAGACGGTGGCGAAGCATAA
- a CDS encoding antibiotic biosynthesis monooxygenase family protein encodes MIRIIIERNILDGKIDDYHALIRQAKNKASNVPGFLSGEIFHVKDDPHQIVVMSCWDSFDTWEVWADSEERQDLLDQIRPLLETDEKVMVLESSHLKKD; translated from the coding sequence ATGATTCGTATTATTATTGAGCGCAATATACTCGATGGTAAAATTGACGATTATCACGCGTTAATTCGTCAAGCTAAGAACAAAGCTAGTAACGTGCCAGGCTTCTTGTCCGGTGAAATATTCCACGTTAAGGATGATCCACATCAAATCGTCGTGATGTCCTGTTGGGACTCCTTCGATACCTGGGAAGTTTGGGCAGACTCAGAGGAGCGCCAAGATCTACTGGATCAAATTCGCCCGCTACTGGAAACTGACGAAAAAGTTATGGTTTTAGAGTCTTCCCACTTGAAAAAAGATTAA
- a CDS encoding DUF962 domain-containing protein, with amino-acid sequence MATDKLQSFEEFWPYYLGEHRLPRNRFLHYIGTFFSTALLVWVILTQHWWFLPLVLIAGYGPAWIGHFFLEKNRPATFTYPLWSLAADYKMFYYALTGRLKYEWPKYF; translated from the coding sequence ATGGCGACTGATAAGCTGCAAAGCTTTGAAGAGTTTTGGCCTTACTATCTGGGTGAGCATCGCTTGCCCAGAAACCGTTTTTTACATTATATCGGTACCTTCTTTTCCACCGCATTGCTGGTGTGGGTTATCCTCACTCAACACTGGTGGTTCCTCCCTCTAGTCTTAATTGCAGGCTATGGTCCGGCTTGGATAGGGCACTTCTTTTTAGAAAAGAATCGGCCAGCAACCTTTACGTATCCTTTGTGGTCACTGGCAGCTGATTACAAAATGTTTTATTACGCGCTGACAGGGCGCTTGAAGTATGAGTGGCCGAAGTATTTCTAG
- a CDS encoding disulfide bond formation protein B: MNLNNRGWNFLGAFICYQLIVTALYFQYVDGLEPCPLCIFQRVMVIALGGVLLINALHNPKIHSWANRIYQILALLPAIGGIIISGRHVYLQHLPEDEVPACGAPLETLMDYFSFLEVIQQVLAGDGECAKISWSFIGLSMPEWMLVIFIIATLVIGFRLFKSFQQPKPF, encoded by the coding sequence ATGAATTTAAATAATAGAGGCTGGAACTTCTTAGGTGCATTTATTTGTTACCAGCTCATCGTTACCGCCCTGTATTTTCAATATGTTGATGGTCTTGAGCCTTGTCCTCTGTGTATTTTCCAACGCGTCATGGTGATAGCGCTAGGCGGCGTGTTATTAATTAACGCATTGCACAATCCTAAAATTCACTCCTGGGCTAACCGTATTTACCAAATACTCGCCTTACTGCCAGCTATTGGTGGTATCATCATCTCAGGACGTCATGTTTACCTTCAGCACTTACCCGAAGATGAAGTACCGGCATGTGGCGCGCCTCTAGAAACCCTGATGGACTACTTCTCTTTCTTAGAAGTCATACAGCAGGTGTTAGCTGGCGACGGTGAATGTGCCAAAATCAGCTGGAGTTTTATAGGACTCTCTATGCCTGAATGGATGCTGGTTATTTTTATCATAGCGACTTTGGTGATTGGGTTTAGACTCTTTAAATCTTTTCAACAACCAAAACCGTTCTAA
- a CDS encoding TIGR02444 family protein: protein MSNAPNLDLVFEKKDISAADWADEFWDWTCAVYADGEVQTLCLAMQNRFNCNVNFLLLAIWLGERRYLISKTGWGMLMKRTERLRHGVRKIRQSRRKIKLSDRVKYQELLDLELKGENLVQAKALETLLGFNNSVLEETTAEPNLIAYVRATNGGEEAEAEAKRLGALVQKLSD, encoded by the coding sequence ATGAGTAACGCACCTAATTTGGATCTCGTTTTTGAGAAAAAAGATATTTCTGCAGCCGATTGGGCTGATGAATTTTGGGATTGGACCTGCGCGGTATATGCCGATGGTGAGGTTCAAACATTGTGTCTAGCAATGCAGAACCGGTTTAACTGTAACGTAAATTTTTTATTACTGGCGATTTGGTTGGGCGAAAGGCGCTACCTCATTTCGAAAACGGGTTGGGGCATGCTCATGAAGCGGACTGAACGCCTGCGTCATGGGGTACGGAAAATTCGTCAAAGTCGCCGAAAAATCAAGTTGAGTGACCGCGTGAAATACCAAGAGTTACTCGATCTTGAGCTAAAAGGAGAGAACTTGGTTCAGGCGAAAGCTCTTGAAACGTTACTAGGATTTAACAATTCAGTACTTGAAGAAACCACGGCTGAGCCCAATCTTATTGCCTATGTGCGCGCCACCAATGGTGGTGAAGAGGCGGAAGCCGAGGCCAAGCGACTGGGTGCTCTGGTTCAAAAGTTGAGTGATTAA
- a CDS encoding MATE family efflux transporter has product MSIWSLRDIKDDLSDKQQHRSTWRIAAPMLLSNMTVPLVGLVDSGVMGHLPDSHHLAAVGLGAALFTFIVWTMGFLRMITTGLVAQAYGAENHHDIRQWLYLSSILALSVAFATLLLNPWIIELILWWVEGSSDVEESVLLYWNTRIWGLPFTLLNAVMIGWFIGMQNARIPFIMLLIINLCNVGLDLLFVQGFGMAVDGVAIASVISEILGFAYAALCLKGLLNKHPIHEKFQLALAKLKRLLRLNGDLLLRTLALELVFFTIHSRGAELGDEVMAVNAVLLNFLLVISNGLDGFANAVEAQVGRALGRGRWRDFRASINVGGFWSIITSLAFCLTFLLFVETFIGWITDIESVRQQAEPYHIYIILIPLVAIWGFWLDGVFVGASAITTMRNSMGLAMLLGFIPFYFLSKGYGNHGLWWSFFAFLAMRAITSFWLLYRGIKAGRYISKKGMQSAS; this is encoded by the coding sequence GTGAGCATCTGGTCGCTGCGAGACATTAAAGATGATCTAAGCGACAAACAACAACATCGCAGTACTTGGCGCATCGCTGCGCCAATGCTGTTATCCAATATGACCGTGCCTCTGGTTGGGCTGGTTGACTCTGGCGTGATGGGGCATTTACCAGACTCTCATCATCTTGCCGCGGTCGGTCTTGGGGCGGCACTCTTTACTTTTATTGTTTGGACCATGGGCTTCTTGCGCATGATCACCACAGGGCTTGTGGCCCAAGCCTATGGCGCAGAAAATCATCATGATATTCGCCAGTGGCTATACCTATCATCGATTTTGGCGTTGTCAGTTGCCTTCGCGACATTACTCTTGAACCCTTGGATCATTGAGCTCATTTTATGGTGGGTTGAAGGCTCATCCGACGTTGAAGAAAGCGTCCTGCTGTACTGGAATACTCGTATTTGGGGCCTTCCGTTCACATTACTGAACGCGGTGATGATAGGTTGGTTTATCGGCATGCAAAATGCGCGCATTCCTTTCATCATGCTGCTGATTATCAATCTCTGTAATGTTGGCTTAGACTTATTGTTCGTGCAGGGGTTTGGCATGGCAGTGGATGGCGTCGCCATCGCCAGTGTTATTTCAGAAATTTTAGGCTTTGCCTATGCAGCCTTATGCCTAAAGGGCTTGCTTAACAAACACCCTATTCACGAGAAGTTCCAGCTGGCCCTAGCCAAACTCAAGCGACTGTTGCGGTTAAACGGCGATTTATTACTACGAACCCTAGCTTTAGAGTTGGTGTTTTTCACCATTCACTCACGAGGTGCTGAGCTTGGCGATGAGGTGATGGCGGTGAACGCTGTATTGCTCAACTTCTTATTGGTCATATCCAATGGGTTGGATGGGTTTGCGAATGCGGTAGAAGCACAAGTCGGCAGAGCCTTAGGACGGGGCCGGTGGCGTGACTTTAGGGCAAGTATTAATGTTGGTGGTTTTTGGTCGATTATCACCAGTCTGGCTTTTTGCTTGACGTTTTTACTGTTTGTGGAAACTTTTATTGGCTGGATTACCGATATTGAGTCAGTCAGGCAGCAAGCTGAGCCTTACCATATCTATATTATTTTAATTCCCTTGGTGGCAATCTGGGGCTTTTGGCTCGATGGTGTCTTTGTTGGGGCTTCGGCGATCACGACCATGCGTAACTCGATGGGCTTGGCCATGTTATTGGGATTCATCCCTTTTTACTTTTTAAGCAAAGGTTACGGCAACCATGGACTTTGGTGGTCATTCTTCGCCTTTCTGGCGATGCGAGCGATTACGTCTTTCTGGCTGTTATACCGAGGGATTAAAGCAGGGCGTTATATCTCAAAAAAGGGTATGCAGTCAGCTTCATAA
- a CDS encoding helix-turn-helix transcriptional regulator — protein sequence MAKKIPISNTIKTLRFLNDEMTQQDLAEQLGLTRQTIAAIEQRKYSPSLEVAFKIALIFEKSLEEVFTFEGDN from the coding sequence ATGGCGAAGAAAATCCCGATCAGTAACACCATCAAAACACTGCGTTTTCTCAATGATGAAATGACTCAACAAGATTTAGCTGAGCAGTTAGGACTGACAAGACAGACAATAGCCGCAATTGAGCAGCGTAAATACTCTCCGTCTTTAGAAGTGGCTTTTAAAATTGCATTGATTTTCGAAAAGTCGCTGGAGGAGGTTTTTACTTTTGAAGGTGATAACTGA
- a CDS encoding DUF423 domain-containing protein, with protein MKKNFLLHGAMLMALAVALGAVGSHALATKLTDHSMYLFNLGVNYQIYHAIGLLAIGIIFSQFPNRKTVMAGWLMFVGIIGFSGGLYFYAITQQEWVRSIIPVGGVLLISSWIALILAIFHKAVEES; from the coding sequence ATGAAAAAAAACTTTTTGCTCCACGGCGCTATGTTGATGGCGTTGGCTGTTGCGCTTGGGGCGGTGGGTTCTCATGCTTTAGCAACGAAGCTAACCGACCACTCGATGTATTTGTTTAACTTAGGCGTAAATTATCAGATTTATCATGCCATCGGATTGCTGGCGATTGGGATTATTTTTAGCCAATTCCCAAACCGTAAAACAGTAATGGCTGGATGGTTAATGTTTGTCGGCATCATTGGTTTTAGCGGTGGCTTATATTTTTATGCCATTACCCAGCAAGAATGGGTACGAAGTATCATTCCGGTAGGCGGAGTCTTGCTAATTTCAAGCTGGATAGCTTTAATACTGGCAATTTTTCACAAGGCAGTTGAAGAGTCATGA
- the fkpA gene encoding FKBP-type peptidyl-prolyl cis-trans isomerase, translated as MKLLSIKKTAVVVALTGALVACDTSNDKAGTKAGEKGVAAESQHQGEFKTMHEKAAYSMGVNFSRQMAKNFDSIKEYGIEIDKDLVVQGMRDGFAGNAKFNEEEVAANMSEFQTALNEKMKERQAELEAEAKKEAEANLKKGQAFQEEYAKKEGVTITESGLMYTVITDADGDESPTAEDAVRVHYRGTFIDGKEFDSSYKRNKPIDFNLNGVIPGWTEGLQYMTVGDKYEFVIPAELAYGENDRAQIPGNSTLIFEVELLDVNPEEPYQAPEQSLEEKVEEDVQEIKEEAEELKEEAEEAMDDGKK; from the coding sequence ATGAAACTATTATCAATTAAAAAAACAGCTGTAGTTGTTGCTTTAACAGGTGCACTAGTTGCATGTGATACAAGCAATGATAAAGCAGGAACAAAAGCTGGTGAGAAGGGCGTTGCTGCGGAAAGCCAGCATCAAGGTGAATTTAAAACGATGCATGAAAAAGCCGCTTACTCTATGGGCGTTAATTTTTCTCGTCAAATGGCGAAGAACTTTGACTCAATTAAAGAGTATGGCATTGAGATCGATAAAGACTTAGTCGTTCAAGGTATGCGTGACGGCTTTGCTGGTAATGCAAAGTTCAATGAAGAAGAAGTTGCTGCGAACATGAGTGAGTTCCAGACGGCTTTGAATGAAAAGATGAAAGAGCGTCAGGCCGAGTTAGAAGCTGAAGCGAAAAAAGAAGCTGAAGCTAACCTTAAAAAAGGTCAGGCATTCCAAGAAGAGTATGCTAAAAAAGAAGGCGTGACAATAACTGAATCAGGCTTGATGTATACAGTGATTACCGATGCTGATGGTGATGAAAGTCCGACTGCTGAAGATGCGGTACGTGTTCACTATCGCGGTACTTTTATTGATGGCAAAGAGTTCGACAGTTCTTATAAGCGTAACAAGCCAATCGACTTCAATCTAAACGGTGTGATTCCGGGTTGGACGGAAGGTCTTCAGTACATGACTGTTGGCGATAAATACGAGTTCGTGATTCCAGCGGAACTTGCTTATGGCGAAAATGATCGTGCGCAAATCCCAGGTAATTCAACCTTGATTTTTGAAGTTGAGTTGCTTGACGTGAATCCAGAAGAGCCGTACCAAGCACCTGAACAAAGCCTTGAAGAGAAAGTCGAGGAAGACGTCCAAGAAATTAAGGAAGAAGCCGAAGAGCTAAAGGAAGAGGCTGAAGAAGCTATGGACGACGGTAAGAAGTAA
- a CDS encoding lysophospholipid acyltransferase family protein, which yields MSKEKGSLASRIGFGLAFGALKLFAKLPYPMVMAMGRGFGRMLYRIKSRRIIVEANLRYCFTNKNFDERQTLAKKHFLALGEGFAELALAWYKPFDKLDKYHVVKGLEHYEKAKESGQGILFLGYHTTSLELAGAFMAKYLDFAAFYRPNKNPVLDAHIQAGRTNRSKTMGRNDIRSIGKWLKSGEGLWLMPDQDMGRHSTEFAPFFGSPASTLTSPQRIAKLGKAKVLPVSYHKNDKGVMTVEVLPEIEFTGDDYIDCTMTNKILEACIMQTPEQYYWVHRRFKTLPDGQRNIYYQKPPKLKGISAKQHDGAVYSGKILSRSEGLPKLVRTVDGQLLNVFYRGASFGSDLTRKELRTMLAKCAMLTFRGFYTITPQEFTFCAERDAYMLRYQETPGVALHHIPQSRRHPTAIILGSWLAQLHNEGVRLGKIRETNLELLPNGSPILLNPRNCEFFDRGLSEKKRSQDRQMFIDSIGFLAQDESSQKLFHEQYQLHRLNEIDRAE from the coding sequence TTGTCAAAAGAAAAAGGGTCTCTAGCCTCACGCATCGGTTTCGGTCTTGCCTTTGGCGCACTCAAGCTTTTTGCTAAACTCCCCTACCCTATGGTTATGGCCATGGGGCGCGGTTTTGGGCGTATGCTTTATCGCATCAAAAGCCGTCGCATAATCGTTGAGGCGAACCTGCGCTACTGTTTCACCAATAAGAACTTTGATGAACGCCAAACATTGGCCAAAAAGCATTTTCTAGCGCTTGGTGAAGGCTTTGCGGAGCTTGCATTAGCTTGGTATAAACCTTTCGATAAACTCGACAAATACCATGTTGTTAAAGGCCTTGAGCACTATGAAAAGGCTAAAGAAAGTGGGCAAGGAATTCTTTTTCTTGGCTACCATACCACCAGTTTGGAGTTGGCCGGTGCTTTTATGGCAAAGTATCTCGACTTTGCTGCTTTTTATCGGCCCAATAAAAACCCCGTTCTCGATGCGCACATCCAAGCCGGCAGAACCAATCGCAGTAAAACCATGGGCCGTAATGACATCCGCTCAATCGGTAAGTGGCTGAAGAGCGGTGAGGGCTTATGGTTGATGCCGGATCAAGATATGGGTCGCCATAGCACAGAATTCGCGCCCTTTTTTGGCAGTCCAGCCAGCACCCTAACCTCGCCTCAGCGTATTGCCAAGCTGGGCAAAGCGAAAGTCTTACCGGTCAGTTACCACAAGAACGATAAAGGCGTGATGACGGTCGAAGTCTTGCCAGAGATTGAATTCACAGGCGATGACTATATCGACTGCACCATGACCAATAAAATTCTTGAGGCCTGTATTATGCAAACCCCAGAGCAATATTACTGGGTTCATAGACGCTTTAAGACGTTACCCGACGGGCAACGCAATATTTACTATCAAAAACCACCCAAGCTGAAAGGTATTAGCGCTAAACAGCATGATGGTGCTGTCTATTCGGGCAAAATCTTATCGCGCTCTGAGGGATTGCCGAAACTGGTTAGAACCGTGGATGGACAGTTACTGAATGTGTTTTACCGTGGCGCCAGCTTTGGTTCCGATTTAACGCGCAAAGAACTGCGCACCATGCTCGCAAAATGTGCCATGCTGACATTCAGAGGCTTTTACACCATTACGCCACAGGAGTTCACGTTCTGCGCAGAACGTGATGCCTATATGTTGCGTTATCAAGAAACGCCGGGCGTTGCGCTCCACCACATCCCCCAGAGCCGACGCCACCCGACGGCAATTATCCTCGGTAGCTGGTTAGCGCAGCTGCATAACGAAGGGGTAAGGCTAGGAAAGATTCGTGAAACCAATCTCGAGCTACTGCCGAACGGTAGCCCAATCCTACTAAACCCTCGAAATTGCGAGTTTTTTGACCGTGGATTGAGTGAGAAAAAGCGAAGCCAAGATCGCCAGATGTTTATTGATTCGATTGGTTTCCTCGCACAAGATGAATCCAGTCAAAAACTGTTCCATGAGCAATACCAACTGCACCGACTTAATGAAATCGATCGTGCTGAATAA
- the envZ gene encoding two-component system sensor histidine kinase EnvZ, with protein sequence MRILPKSAFGRIALLVGVLLLINQWVSYLSISWYVAQPSMKQLVQLLASDVKTAMAMQDLEIEGKISNEVRLEIMDDQRIQMVSTRLGDPKQLREAQLYTVLTSQLAESLGVPEDSTEMRVEESDQIYYWIKSPKHNNVWFRIAMEPFEGFYIHPPIVYFTAILLLSLLGGWIFTKQISRPLRRLEFAAREIGRGDNPGQLKEEGLEEMVTVTRAFNQMARNVQQLEEDRTLLLAGVSHDLRTPLTRIRLSTEFMGDDEAEVREGIIRDTEDMDQIIDQFISFVRDGRDERDQIGDLNTLVEDCVKSVRIQTQDISYELGDVPPLAFKPMAMKRLITNLIMNGLKYAGAPLEVKTQVVNNKVRVSVFDQGPGIDEKEMERLFQPFSRGNSARSGGGSGLGLAIVQRIAKLHRGHVTLLNRAEGGLEARLEFPIRS encoded by the coding sequence ATGCGAATCTTACCGAAAAGTGCCTTTGGACGAATTGCCTTACTGGTTGGCGTTTTATTGCTGATCAACCAGTGGGTATCTTATTTGTCGATTTCTTGGTACGTGGCTCAACCTTCGATGAAACAGCTGGTGCAGTTGTTGGCGTCGGATGTGAAAACCGCGATGGCGATGCAGGACTTAGAGATCGAAGGAAAAATCTCGAATGAGGTTCGCCTTGAGATCATGGACGACCAACGGATACAAATGGTCTCGACCCGCCTGGGTGATCCGAAGCAGCTGCGTGAAGCCCAACTGTACACGGTGCTAACGTCACAGTTAGCTGAGAGTCTTGGGGTTCCTGAAGACAGCACCGAGATGCGTGTTGAAGAATCTGATCAAATCTATTATTGGATTAAGTCGCCGAAACATAACAATGTTTGGTTTCGAATTGCGATGGAGCCCTTTGAAGGCTTCTATATCCATCCTCCGATTGTGTATTTTACCGCGATATTATTGCTGAGTTTGCTCGGTGGTTGGATTTTCACCAAGCAGATCAGTCGTCCGCTGAGGCGATTAGAGTTTGCAGCGCGCGAAATCGGTCGCGGTGATAACCCCGGACAGCTTAAAGAAGAAGGGCTTGAGGAAATGGTGACGGTGACGCGTGCCTTTAACCAAATGGCTCGAAATGTGCAGCAGCTTGAAGAAGATCGAACCTTGTTGCTCGCTGGTGTATCGCACGATTTACGCACGCCGCTAACGCGAATTCGATTATCGACCGAGTTTATGGGCGATGATGAAGCCGAAGTTCGGGAAGGGATTATTCGTGATACGGAAGATATGGATCAGATCATCGATCAGTTTATTTCGTTTGTCAGGGATGGCCGAGATGAGCGTGACCAAATCGGCGACTTAAATACGCTGGTTGAAGACTGCGTTAAATCGGTACGGATTCAGACACAAGACATTAGCTATGAACTTGGCGACGTGCCTCCATTGGCATTTAAGCCTATGGCGATGAAGCGACTGATCACCAACCTGATTATGAATGGCTTAAAGTATGCTGGTGCGCCGCTCGAAGTGAAAACGCAGGTAGTCAATAACAAGGTTAGAGTGTCTGTGTTTGACCAAGGGCCTGGCATTGATGAGAAAGAAATGGAGCGTTTATTCCAACCTTTCTCTAGGGGAAATAGCGCTCGTAGTGGCGGTGGTTCTGGTCTTGGTTTGGCCATCGTTCAAAGGATCGCAAAGTTACACCGTGGCCATGTGACTTTATTGAATCGAGCAGAAGGCGGACTTGAAGCCCGCCTCGAATTTCCTATTAGAAGCTAG